The proteins below are encoded in one region of bacterium:
- a CDS encoding uracil-DNA glycosylase, with protein sequence MTPVEIRERLGELAGRAATCTACRLHERRTQAVFADGSPEADIMFIGEGPGYNEDKEGLPFVGKAGMLLNRLLGEVGLDRSEVYIANVVKCRPPNNRDPRPDEIEACKHFLVDQLRLVDPAVVMTMGNFSTKLLLKTSVGITRTRGQVYPWWGRVVIPTFHPAAALRSGPAMEATIKADLEMAVRTARERLADPDAQAGAPEAPDSYEQLGLFG encoded by the coding sequence ATGACCCCTGTTGAGATTCGGGAGCGGCTGGGCGAACTGGCCGGACGGGCGGCCACCTGCACGGCCTGCCGCCTTCACGAACGACGCACGCAGGCCGTCTTCGCCGACGGTTCGCCCGAGGCGGACATCATGTTCATCGGCGAGGGTCCCGGCTACAACGAGGACAAGGAAGGCCTGCCGTTCGTGGGCAAGGCGGGCATGCTGTTGAATCGGCTTCTCGGTGAGGTGGGTCTGGATCGGAGCGAGGTGTACATCGCCAACGTGGTGAAGTGCCGGCCTCCGAACAACCGGGATCCCCGCCCGGACGAGATAGAGGCATGCAAGCACTTCCTGGTGGACCAACTCCGGCTGGTGGACCCGGCCGTGGTCATGACGATGGGCAACTTCTCGACCAAGCTCCTCCTCAAGACATCGGTGGGTATCACCCGCACCCGAGGCCAGGTGTACCCGTGGTGGGGGCGGGTGGTGATCCCGACCTTCCACCCGGCGGCTGCCCTGCGGAGCGGTCCCGCCATGGAGGCGACTATCAAGGCCGATCTGGAGATGGCGGTGCGAACAGCCCGGGAGCGGTTGGCGGATCCGGATGCGCAGGCCGGCGCGCCGGAGGCTCCCGACTCCTACGAACAGCTCGGCCTGTTCGGATGA
- the tsaE gene encoding tRNA (adenosine(37)-N6)-threonylcarbamoyltransferase complex ATPase subunit type 1 TsaE produces the protein MIVVEAQTPSDTRRIGRALAGLVQPGDIILLSGSLGAGKTVLAAGIGEGIGVAEPLTSPSFVLARHYRDGFMPLLHADVYRIGSSGEFEDLDLIEAASDGVLLIEWGDVVAGRLPDTCLSVEIEGTGDGTRTIRLCPSEPWTGRPLEPAMQEAARGVRR, from the coding sequence ATGATCGTTGTCGAAGCGCAAACCCCGAGCGACACTCGCCGGATCGGCCGGGCCCTGGCAGGGTTGGTGCAACCGGGCGACATCATCCTGCTCTCCGGATCCCTGGGGGCCGGCAAGACCGTCCTGGCCGCGGGCATCGGCGAGGGCATCGGCGTGGCGGAGCCGCTCACGTCGCCGAGCTTCGTGCTGGCCCGTCACTACCGCGACGGGTTCATGCCGCTGCTCCACGCCGATGTCTACCGGATCGGATCATCCGGTGAATTCGAGGACCTCGACCTGATCGAAGCGGCTAGTGACGGCGTGCTGCTCATCGAGTGGGGCGACGTGGTGGCCGGTCGCCTGCCCGACACGTGCCTGTCCGTGGAGATCGAGGGTACCGGTGACGGCACCCGGACGATCCGGCTCTGCCCCTCGGAGCCTTGGACCGGCCGCCCGCTCGAACCCGCCATGCAGGAAGCGGCGCGAGGCGTGCGAAGGTGA
- the tsaB gene encoding tRNA (adenosine(37)-N6)-threonylcarbamoyltransferase complex dimerization subunit type 1 TsaB, translating into MRILGIDTATGASSVALLESRRLVASAGRSGSRDHDAFLIPAIDFCFAQAGWRPEELDAVVVDVGPGLFTGVRVGIATAQGLATMLGVPIMGASSLDALALRATTGHRYIWAVVDVRRGEVAVAGYQPVPGGAALDAPAELVGYQQFRGILESDAREILVVGDWEALPLSVLRGLRGVRTGMPRYPSADALAEMVVSKAERGDFGHPREVRPFYMREPDVTLGSVHRREAGLWS; encoded by the coding sequence GTGAGGATCCTCGGAATCGACACCGCCACGGGGGCTTCGTCGGTGGCGCTCCTGGAGTCGAGGCGCCTGGTGGCCTCCGCCGGACGCTCGGGGAGCCGGGACCACGATGCCTTCCTCATCCCGGCCATCGACTTCTGCTTCGCCCAGGCCGGGTGGCGTCCCGAGGAGCTGGATGCCGTTGTGGTCGATGTGGGGCCGGGCCTGTTCACCGGTGTCCGGGTCGGCATCGCCACCGCGCAGGGTCTGGCCACGATGCTGGGCGTGCCGATCATGGGCGCCTCCTCGCTGGATGCGCTGGCTCTCCGCGCCACCACCGGGCACAGGTACATCTGGGCGGTGGTGGACGTTCGCCGCGGCGAGGTGGCGGTGGCCGGTTACCAGCCGGTTCCCGGCGGCGCCGCGCTGGACGCACCCGCCGAGTTGGTCGGTTACCAGCAGTTCCGTGGGATCCTCGAGTCCGATGCCAGGGAGATCCTGGTGGTGGGCGATTGGGAGGCTCTCCCGCTCTCGGTCTTGCGCGGACTGCGAGGAGTCCGTACCGGCATGCCCCGCTACCCGTCGGCGGACGCCCTGGCCGAGATGGTGGTCTCCAAGGCGGAGCGGGGGGATTTCGGCCATCCTCGAGAGGTGCGACCCTTCTACATGCGGGAGCCGGACGTCACCCTCGGCTCGGTACACCGCCGGGAGGCGGGCCTGTGGTCCTGA
- the rimI gene encoding ribosomal protein S18-alanine N-acetyltransferase, with protein sequence MVLNGGLVVRDLLTEDLDQILELEAATFRMPWSREVFEAELDAPGRSYLVADYQEQVVGYGGLMLVELDAHINTLAARRPAPVPAVGTRLMLALVHIGLAGGAEHLTLEVRASNRRAQEFYRKFGMAPVGVRKHYYRDEDALIMWAHDITGAGYRERLRLIEEALP encoded by the coding sequence GTGGTCCTGAACGGCGGGCTGGTGGTCCGGGATCTGCTCACAGAGGACTTGGATCAGATCCTCGAACTCGAGGCCGCCACCTTCCGGATGCCGTGGTCCCGCGAGGTGTTCGAGGCGGAACTGGACGCTCCGGGACGGTCGTACCTGGTGGCGGACTACCAGGAGCAGGTGGTCGGTTACGGCGGTCTCATGCTGGTGGAACTCGACGCCCACATAAACACGCTGGCCGCGCGGCGCCCGGCGCCGGTGCCTGCCGTGGGAACCCGTCTCATGCTGGCGCTGGTGCACATCGGGTTGGCGGGTGGTGCCGAGCACCTGACCCTGGAGGTCCGGGCCTCCAACCGGCGCGCCCAGGAGTTCTACCGGAAATTCGGCATGGCTCCGGTCGGGGTGCGAAAGCACTACTACCGGGACGAGGATGCCCTGATCATGTGGGCGCACGACATCACCGGCGCCGGGTACCGGGAACGGCTCCGGCTGATCGAGGAGGCCCTGCCTTGA
- the tsaD gene encoding tRNA (adenosine(37)-N6)-threonylcarbamoyltransferase complex transferase subunit TsaD, with the protein MSGPLVLAFETSCDETAVAVTDGRRVLSNVLSSQVDMHARFGGVVPEVAARAHVEAIRSLTHRALREAGVHPDSLDGIAATRGPGLVGSLLVGFSFAKAMAWSRGLPFLGVDHMEGHLFAPRLDFDDFRPPGVVLLASGGHSQVVLVNGWGDYRVLGQTIDDAAGEAFDKLARFMGLGFPGGPAIDALSETGDPDRIRFPRALADRRYDFSFSGLKTSVVTTLEKARASGTLPSREDAAASIQEAIVDVLVQKTMNAVEDHRVEVVGGGGGVVANRRLRARLGEEAARRGVGLFLPRPIMCTDNGAMIGAAAAFRLERGERTEWRAGVDSSMRL; encoded by the coding sequence TTGAGCGGGCCGCTGGTGCTGGCGTTCGAGACCTCGTGCGACGAGACGGCGGTGGCGGTCACCGACGGCCGGCGGGTGCTGTCCAACGTGCTCTCGTCGCAGGTGGACATGCACGCCCGGTTCGGGGGAGTGGTGCCCGAGGTGGCTGCCCGCGCCCATGTCGAAGCGATCCGCTCCCTCACGCACCGGGCGTTGCGGGAAGCCGGGGTACACCCCGACTCGCTGGACGGCATAGCCGCCACCAGGGGGCCGGGCCTGGTCGGATCGCTGCTGGTGGGCTTCTCGTTCGCCAAGGCCATGGCGTGGAGCCGCGGCCTTCCGTTCCTCGGCGTGGACCACATGGAGGGACACCTGTTCGCGCCCCGCCTGGACTTCGACGATTTCCGGCCTCCCGGCGTGGTGCTGCTGGCCTCGGGAGGCCACAGCCAAGTGGTCCTGGTCAACGGGTGGGGGGACTACCGCGTCCTCGGCCAGACCATCGACGACGCGGCCGGCGAAGCATTCGACAAGCTGGCCCGCTTCATGGGACTGGGCTTTCCGGGCGGGCCGGCCATCGACGCTCTCTCGGAGACGGGAGATCCCGACCGGATCAGGTTCCCGCGGGCGCTGGCCGACCGCCGCTACGACTTCTCCTTCTCCGGCCTCAAGACGTCCGTCGTGACCACCCTGGAGAAGGCGCGGGCATCCGGGACGCTGCCCTCCCGGGAGGACGCAGCCGCGTCGATCCAGGAGGCGATCGTCGATGTGCTGGTGCAGAAGACGATGAACGCGGTCGAGGACCATCGGGTCGAGGTCGTCGGTGGCGGGGGCGGCGTGGTGGCCAACCGGCGTCTCAGAGCGCGGCTCGGGGAGGAGGCCGCCCGCAGGGGCGTGGGGCTGTTCCTGCCCAGGCCGATCATGTGTACCGACAACGGCGCCATGATCGGCGCGGCGGCGGCCTTCCGGCTGGAGCGGGGCGAGCGGACCGAGTGGCGGGCCGGGGTCGATTCCTCGATGAGGCTGTGA
- a CDS encoding nucleoside phosphorylase, which produces MFLPILCVESDDVPERMLVVGDPDRALRAASRLEGAAEIGRFREYVTLVGHHRGTRVGVSSHGVGAAGAAVCFEELFLAGVQRVIRAGTCGGMQDDVMDGHLVISTGAVRNEGYTPQIVPDGYPALASVDVVMALRRAAEGAENIHEGVTLTTSAFFTHDILGSPVALWQKTGVKAVEMEAAALFVLAGLAGRQAGAILAVDGEPLAQKKNENTDYYNPHRDVVRDAVGRMIDIAWDALVDDR; this is translated from the coding sequence ATGTTCCTCCCCATCCTTTGCGTTGAATCCGATGACGTGCCGGAGCGGATGCTGGTGGTCGGCGATCCCGACCGCGCCCTGCGGGCGGCCTCGCGGCTCGAGGGCGCCGCCGAGATAGGTCGTTTCCGGGAATACGTCACCCTGGTGGGCCACCATCGGGGAACGCGGGTGGGAGTGTCCTCTCACGGGGTGGGGGCGGCGGGTGCCGCGGTGTGCTTCGAGGAGCTGTTTCTGGCCGGCGTGCAGCGTGTGATCCGGGCGGGGACCTGCGGAGGCATGCAGGACGACGTGATGGACGGCCACCTGGTGATCTCAACCGGAGCGGTGCGCAACGAGGGCTACACCCCCCAGATAGTGCCCGACGGCTATCCCGCTCTGGCTTCCGTCGACGTGGTGATGGCGCTGCGGCGCGCCGCCGAGGGCGCCGAGAACATCCACGAGGGAGTGACACTGACCACTTCCGCTTTCTTCACCCACGACATTCTGGGCTCCCCGGTGGCCTTGTGGCAGAAGACCGGCGTGAAGGCGGTGGAGATGGAGGCCGCGGCGCTGTTCGTGCTGGCCGGACTGGCGGGGAGGCAGGCGGGCGCCATCCTGGCGGTAGACGGCGAGCCGCTGGCGCAGAAGAAGAACGAGAACACGGACTACTACAACCCCCACCGGGACGTGGTCCGGGACGCAGTGGGTCGGATGATCGACATAGCCTGGGATGCCTTGGTCGACGATCGGTAG
- the cydC gene encoding thiol reductant ABC exporter subunit CydC, with amino-acid sequence MTTMADPRTAPAQGGRKATRFSSGFWQLLWMIRGYYGLMALAIVTGVLNQGATIASAALGAYMVGQVAVGATVADLGTPAIALGAAVILRAVMAWAEMWIAHDLAYRILAELRGHLYDALERLAPGYLIRRRSGDVASAAMADIETAEWFYAHTVGTFVVAVVVPLLAFATLGVMHWTLALVPLPFAVLVAGAPLVLRRRAARQGDALRADLGNLNAEVVDGVQGLRELVAFGSQRRFLANLESHSNRLVRSQLVYGMRAGIEQGAVVTFMSCGMLSVVAVAANQVSRGDLDPAYYPVVITLAIFVFIPILAVANVAQSLGIVFASAERAFHLLREPAPVTDTPGAAPPDSEVEPRVTFTGVTFGYPGAADHALRDVSFEIAPGETVALVGHSGAGKTTCASLLMRFWDADAGTIAIGGHDVRLLPQRFLREIIAWVPQDIYLFNTSLRENIRMARPDATDAEIENAARTALAHEFITEMPRGYDTAAGERGVQMSGGQRQRIAIARALLKDSPVLVLDEAVSSLDTRNEQELNLALHAVRQGRATLVIAHRLSTIRSADRIVVLEEGRVVEQGTHDDLLAHGRVYSPLIAAQTEAAHRVSTQ; translated from the coding sequence CACGATGGCCGACCCGAGGACCGCGCCCGCGCAGGGCGGACGGAAGGCAACCCGATTCTCGTCCGGATTCTGGCAACTCCTCTGGATGATCCGGGGTTACTACGGCCTCATGGCGCTCGCAATCGTGACGGGCGTGTTGAACCAGGGCGCCACGATTGCATCCGCGGCGCTCGGCGCCTACATGGTCGGCCAGGTCGCTGTTGGCGCGACCGTCGCCGACCTTGGCACGCCTGCGATTGCCCTGGGGGCCGCCGTCATCCTTCGGGCCGTGATGGCCTGGGCCGAGATGTGGATAGCACATGATCTGGCCTACCGGATCCTCGCCGAACTCCGCGGCCACCTCTACGACGCGCTCGAACGGCTCGCCCCCGGGTACCTGATCCGGCGGCGGTCCGGCGACGTGGCGTCTGCGGCCATGGCCGACATCGAGACCGCTGAGTGGTTCTATGCCCACACCGTAGGAACGTTCGTCGTGGCCGTCGTGGTTCCGCTCCTGGCCTTCGCCACCCTCGGAGTGATGCACTGGACCCTTGCGCTCGTGCCTCTGCCCTTCGCTGTCCTGGTGGCGGGCGCGCCACTCGTGCTGCGCCGTCGGGCCGCCAGGCAGGGCGACGCGCTGAGGGCCGACCTCGGCAATCTGAACGCGGAGGTCGTGGACGGCGTGCAGGGCCTGCGCGAACTGGTGGCCTTCGGCTCCCAGCGGAGGTTCCTCGCCAACCTCGAGTCCCACAGCAACCGGCTCGTCCGTTCGCAGCTGGTCTATGGAATGCGGGCGGGGATCGAGCAGGGCGCCGTGGTGACGTTCATGAGTTGCGGCATGCTGAGCGTCGTTGCGGTGGCAGCAAACCAGGTTTCCCGTGGTGACCTCGATCCTGCCTACTACCCCGTGGTGATCACGCTCGCCATCTTCGTCTTCATCCCGATTCTCGCCGTCGCGAACGTGGCCCAGAGCCTCGGGATCGTCTTCGCTTCAGCCGAACGCGCCTTCCACCTGTTGCGCGAACCGGCGCCCGTTACAGACACGCCGGGGGCCGCTCCGCCGGATTCCGAGGTTGAGCCCCGAGTCACTTTCACGGGAGTGACGTTCGGCTACCCCGGCGCCGCGGATCACGCGCTCCGAGATGTCTCGTTCGAGATTGCGCCCGGGGAGACCGTGGCGCTCGTCGGTCACTCCGGGGCAGGGAAGACCACCTGCGCGAGCCTGCTCATGCGATTCTGGGACGCTGACGCCGGGACCATTGCCATCGGGGGACACGACGTGCGCCTGCTGCCCCAGCGCTTCCTTCGAGAGATCATCGCGTGGGTGCCCCAGGACATCTACCTCTTCAATACCAGCCTCCGCGAGAACATTCGCATGGCTCGCCCCGACGCCACCGACGCCGAGATCGAGAACGCGGCACGGACGGCCCTGGCGCACGAGTTCATCACCGAAATGCCCCGCGGCTACGACACCGCCGCAGGAGAGCGCGGCGTCCAGATGTCCGGTGGCCAGCGCCAGCGGATCGCGATCGCCCGCGCTCTGCTGAAGGACTCACCGGTGCTCGTGCTCGACGAGGCTGTGTCGAGCCTCGACACTCGCAACGAGCAAGAACTCAACCTGGCGCTCCATGCTGTCCGGCAGGGACGGGCGACCCTCGTCATTGCTCACCGGCTGTCGACTATTCGCAGCGCCGACCGGATCGTCGTCCTCGAGGAGGGGCGAGTAGTGGAACAGGGCACCCATGACGACCTCCTTGCTCACGGACGCGTCTACAGCCCGCTGATCGCCGCTCAGACCGAGGCGGCCCACCGTGTCTCCACCCAGTAG